The proteins below come from a single Papaver somniferum cultivar HN1 chromosome 11, ASM357369v1, whole genome shotgun sequence genomic window:
- the LOC113324640 gene encoding uncharacterized protein LOC113324640, protein MVYFRSSLVDILMILVLCLSVFSKYGAGENYTNVSEEEIIEIEKQLKILNKPPIKTIITKMGDTIDCINIYEQPSFDHPSLKNHKIQYVSVETPLNTRTIYHGAIDSFGIHTPSVTPDQYSTSQMWIQNGEAEQTNIIEGGWAVYPELFGDHATRFFTHWTIGSQILFGAVFNPQTAYGTEVLSTVNMDEDTRNWWIYIGDDQRAPIRYWPSEIFTYLPAASLIRFGGIAGARKNTPSPPMGTKT, encoded by the exons ATGGTTTATTTTAGGTCAAGTTTAGTAGATATTCTAATGATACTTGTTCTATGTTTGAGTGTGTTTTCCAAATATGGAGCAGGAGAAAACTATACTAATGTGTCAGAAGAAGAAATTATAGAGATTGAAAAACAACTCAAGATTCTCAATAAACCACCAATCAAGACGATAATC ACTAAAATGGGTGATACTATAGATTGCATCAACATCTATGAACAACCTTCTTTCGATCATCCATCACTTAAAAATCATAAGATCCAG TATGTATCTGTAGAAACACCACTGAACACACGGACGATATATCATGGAGCTATAGATAGCTTTGGAATTCATACTCCATCTGTAACTCCGGATCAATATAGTACATCTCAAATGTGGATTCAGAATGGGGAGGCAGAACAAACAAATATCATTGAAGGCGGATGGGCT gtaTACCCGGAACTTTTCGGTGATCATGCTACCAGATTTTTTACCCATTGGACA ATAGGTTCTCAAATTCTATTTGGTGCAGTTTTTAATCCCCAAACAGCCTATGGAACCGAAGTATTGTCAACTGTGAATATG GATGAAGATACTCGTAATTGGTGGATTTATATTGGTGATGACCAAAGAGCGCCCATCAGGTACTGGCCAAGTGAAATATTCACTTATCTTCCAGCCGCCTCATTAATCAGATTTGGTGGAATAGCGGGTGCAAGGAAAAATACACCAAGTCCACCTATGGGTACAAAAacctaa
- the LOC113323562 gene encoding ATP synthase subunit d, mitochondrial-like, with protein MSGAGKKIVDVAKKASKGIDWDGMAKLLVSEEARKEFSTLRRAFDEVNSTLQTKFSMEPEPIDWEYYRKGIGPRVVDMYKEAYDSIQVPKYVDTVTPQFKPKFDALLVELKEAEQNSLKETERLDKEIAEVQELKRKISTMTANEYFEKHPELKKKFDEEIRNDYWGY; from the exons ATGAGTGGGGCTGGTAAGAAGATTGTTGATGTTGCAAAAAAAGCATCAAAAGGTATCGATTGGGATGGTATGGCTAAACTTCTAGTCTctgaagaagctcgtaaagagTTTTCTACTCTTCGTAGAGCTTTTGATGAGGTCAACTCCACTCTTCAGACCAAGTTCAGCATG GAACCTGAACCCATTGATTGGGAATACTACAGGAAAGGAATTGGGCCACGCGTGGTGGATATGTACAAGGAAGCTTATGACA GTATTCAGGTTCCCAAGTATGTAGATACTGTGACTCCTCAGTTCAAACCAAAGTTTGATGCGCTG CTGGTAGAACTAAAAGAGGCAGAACAAAATTCACTGAAGGAGACTGAGAGATTGGACAAGGAAATCGCTGAAGTTCAAGAATTGAAG AGAAAGATCAGCACCATGACTGCCAATGAGTACTTTGAGAAGCATCCTgagttgaagaagaagtttgaCGAGGAAATcagaaacgattattggggttacTGA